From a single Shewanella denitrificans OS217 genomic region:
- a CDS encoding AhpA/YtjB family protein: protein MIFAKGLKKRHKMTRLIQVCVAVGLIFGLVHLWQSSLINGNQLLNSQTKVMARLLAQQAANGAAPAMYLKNTQQIEWLANTLVTDPKIMSVNIYDSSGNRLAFAQSVSSEKLDPDSKELEELLKPYAPLIENVTQGDNNLGYVEVRLNPNIFFDEIKILHEENMQLQQIMLIVAGIIGLLLSKSMSFKRAEFDRLNAIKPRVKKPRKSLK from the coding sequence GTGATTTTTGCTAAAGGCCTTAAAAAAAGGCACAAGATGACCAGACTCATTCAAGTATGCGTTGCCGTCGGACTGATTTTCGGCCTAGTGCACCTGTGGCAATCTAGCCTAATCAATGGCAACCAATTGCTAAACTCGCAAACTAAAGTCATGGCAAGACTACTGGCCCAACAAGCCGCCAATGGTGCGGCGCCGGCCATGTATCTGAAAAATACTCAGCAGATTGAGTGGCTCGCCAATACCTTAGTGACAGATCCTAAGATAATGTCAGTCAATATCTATGACTCTAGCGGTAACCGCCTTGCCTTCGCCCAGAGCGTCAGCAGCGAAAAGCTAGATCCTGACTCAAAAGAGCTTGAGGAATTGCTCAAGCCTTATGCCCCTCTCATAGAAAACGTCACCCAAGGGGACAATAATCTTGGTTATGTGGAGGTCAGATTAAATCCTAACATTTTCTTCGACGAGATAAAGATACTTCATGAAGAAAATATGCAATTACAACAGATTATGTTAATTGTCGCAGGGATCATCGGCCTGCTGCTGTCAAAGTCCATGTCATTTAAACGCGCCGAATTCGACCGCCTCAATGCCATCAAGCCCAGAGTGAAGAAACCCAGGAAAAGCTTGAAATAA
- the serB gene encoding phosphoserine phosphatase SerB: METAVVQPLTWFLGDDVSVVMLDSAAADTYSNPDDKSSETHLNDGAKVYQYQESAYLTEIAAAFPIRIRVLFEREVQTQIKHWLSKLSAPFAICILSRENSLVGLEIAAKHSLGAEIRQFPSLRGGELIEIQQPLPRLTTPGLLVMDMDSTAIEIECIDELAALAGVGEEVAAVTELAMQGELDFEQSLRQRVAKLKGAPASIIDDLCINLPLMPGLEVMIAELKSHGWHLVLASGGFSHFVEYLKDKLALDAAYANQLVIVNGVLQGEVIGTVVDAEFKAKVLSECAHKWHIPAGQNLAIGDGANDIPMIQAADFGIAFHGKEKLINAADAAVSQLDLRALVFLLQA, encoded by the coding sequence ATGGAAACCGCAGTCGTTCAGCCTTTAACTTGGTTTCTAGGAGATGATGTCTCTGTCGTTATGCTGGATAGCGCAGCGGCGGATACCTATAGTAACCCTGACGATAAATCCAGCGAAACTCATCTCAATGATGGGGCCAAGGTGTACCAATATCAAGAGAGCGCCTACCTAACTGAAATCGCCGCGGCCTTCCCAATACGTATTCGAGTTCTTTTTGAGCGAGAGGTTCAAACTCAGATTAAACACTGGCTTAGTAAGCTGTCCGCTCCCTTTGCTATCTGCATATTGTCTCGTGAAAACAGCCTAGTTGGCCTTGAAATAGCGGCCAAGCATAGCCTAGGCGCTGAAATTAGGCAATTTCCATCGCTGAGGGGGGGCGAGCTGATAGAAATACAGCAGCCGTTACCGCGTTTAACCACCCCAGGGTTATTGGTGATGGACATGGACTCAACGGCCATTGAAATAGAATGTATCGATGAACTTGCGGCATTGGCAGGGGTGGGTGAAGAGGTGGCTGCGGTCACCGAACTTGCCATGCAAGGTGAGCTGGATTTTGAACAAAGTTTACGCCAGCGGGTGGCTAAACTTAAGGGGGCACCAGCGAGCATCATAGACGATTTGTGCATTAACTTGCCGCTAATGCCAGGTCTTGAGGTCATGATAGCCGAGCTTAAGTCTCATGGCTGGCACTTAGTGCTGGCCTCAGGAGGCTTTAGCCATTTTGTTGAATATCTCAAAGATAAGCTGGCGCTTGACGCCGCTTACGCTAATCAATTGGTGATAGTAAACGGCGTGCTGCAAGGGGAGGTTATAGGTACTGTGGTTGATGCTGAATTTAAGGCTAAGGTATTGAGTGAATGCGCCCACAAGTGGCATATTCCAGCGGGTCAAAACTTGGCCATTGGTGACGGTGCCAACGATATTCCCATGATACAAGCGGCTGACTTTGGCATTGCCTTTCACGGCAAGGAAAAATTGATTAACGCTGCTGATGCGGCGGTGAGCCAATTAGACTTGAGGGCGCTGGTCTTTTTGTTGCAAGCATAA
- a CDS encoding phosphopentomutase, with amino-acid sequence MKRTFILMLDSFGIGAASDADKFGDIGADTFGNIAKACAEGKANIGRDGSLKLPNLAKLGLGHAGFESTGQFAPGFSQDVEVVGAYGYADELSTGKDTPSGHWEMAGVPVLYDWGYFNDLQDSFPKELTDKILARAGLSGFLGNCHASGTTILEQLGEEHMRSGMPIFYTSADSVFQVACHEESFGLDNLLRLCEIAREELGPYNIGRVIARPFIGTGPSDFSRTGNRRDYAVEPPSKTVLDKLKDAGGEVVSVGKIADIYAHCGITKKVKASGLEALFDATLEQIKQAGDRTIVFTNFVDFDSHYGHRRDVAGYAKALEYFDERLPELLALLEQDDLLLLTADHGCDPTWPGSDHTRERVPVLALGAGLAAGSLGLRNSFADMGQSIASYFELEPMEYGESFIQ; translated from the coding sequence ATGAAACGTACATTTATTTTAATGCTGGATTCTTTTGGCATAGGTGCCGCCAGCGATGCCGACAAGTTCGGCGATATCGGCGCTGACACCTTTGGCAACATTGCCAAGGCCTGCGCCGAAGGCAAGGCTAATATTGGCCGTGATGGTAGCCTAAAATTGCCTAACTTAGCCAAACTTGGCTTAGGCCATGCGGGTTTTGAGAGCACAGGGCAGTTTGCTCCTGGTTTTAGCCAAGATGTTGAAGTGGTTGGCGCTTATGGTTACGCCGATGAGTTGAGCACAGGTAAAGATACCCCAAGCGGTCACTGGGAAATGGCCGGTGTTCCCGTGCTCTATGACTGGGGTTATTTCAATGATTTGCAAGACTCCTTCCCAAAAGAATTGACCGATAAAATTTTAGCTCGCGCAGGCCTTAGCGGTTTCTTAGGCAATTGTCATGCTTCAGGCACTACAATTCTTGAGCAGTTAGGTGAAGAGCACATGCGTTCTGGCATGCCGATATTCTATACCTCGGCAGATTCTGTGTTTCAGGTCGCCTGCCACGAAGAAAGCTTTGGTTTAGATAACCTATTACGCCTGTGTGAAATTGCCCGTGAAGAGCTAGGCCCTTACAACATAGGTCGGGTTATCGCCCGTCCATTTATTGGCACAGGCCCAAGTGATTTTTCTCGTACAGGAAATCGTCGTGATTACGCCGTCGAGCCACCTTCGAAGACAGTGCTGGATAAGCTTAAGGACGCTGGCGGTGAAGTGGTCAGCGTCGGCAAGATTGCCGACATCTATGCTCACTGCGGTATCACCAAAAAAGTCAAAGCCAGTGGCTTAGAGGCATTATTTGATGCCACGCTTGAGCAAATCAAGCAAGCCGGTGACAGAACCATAGTATTTACTAATTTCGTTGATTTTGATTCACATTATGGCCATCGCCGCGATGTGGCAGGCTATGCTAAAGCATTGGAGTATTTTGATGAACGCTTGCCTGAGCTGTTGGCCTTGTTGGAGCAAGATGATTTATTGCTACTGACTGCCGATCACGGCTGCGATCCCACTTGGCCTGGTAGTGACCACACCCGCGAGCGAGTGCCGGTCTTAGCATTAGGCGCAGGCCTTGCGGCAGGCTCACTGGGGCTGCGTAACAGCTTTGCCGATATGGGGCAGTCTATCGCCAGCTATTTTGAGCTGGAACCGATGGAATACGGCGAATCATTTATTCAGTAA
- the gbpA gene encoding N-acetylglucosamine-binding protein GbpA, producing the protein MANSTVSPHVSKLNIVVASLLAGHAFVSTSVEAHGYVLSPESRSYACKTGSNTNCGAVQWEPQSVEGPSGFPEYGPADGQLASAANGAFSPLDIQSPSRWSKTDMTAGWNKLTWQFTANHVTRNWRYYLTRQDWDQHQALSRASFDLAPFCVVDGGMVQPAKLVTHDCYVPEGRGGYHVILALWEVGDTSNSFYNAIDVNLGSDPAEPQEWRDVGDINPSLDLKPGDKVMTRVFDAHGEQTAKQTLITISDATQGNKQNWPFLLASAINSQQVQLSAGQKNTAGDIVPVYGKNDIFTLIDSDIETVEIGFQLAPAPDNQLEVSSLTQDVQIIDAKAQVRFDVTTNTEMQVSGYLFSHDGTAAGFVEQAVNNTSASFLLDVINPKVGHYHLQVKGEPRQGDIIQQNFDVFLKDKQPEPEADFVFPQGLQDYVAGTTVLQPKTGKIYQCKPFPYSGYCRQWTTAATAFEPGVGTSWTMAWTEL; encoded by the coding sequence GTGGCAAATTCTACCGTTTCCCCCCATGTGTCTAAATTGAACATTGTGGTTGCATCCCTGCTCGCGGGGCATGCTTTTGTGAGTACTTCGGTTGAGGCACATGGTTATGTGCTGTCGCCAGAATCACGCTCATACGCTTGTAAAACGGGCAGCAATACTAACTGTGGTGCGGTTCAATGGGAGCCACAAAGCGTTGAAGGACCTTCAGGCTTCCCTGAATATGGCCCTGCCGATGGTCAGTTAGCGAGCGCAGCTAATGGGGCGTTTTCCCCTCTAGATATTCAGAGTCCCAGCCGTTGGTCAAAGACAGATATGACAGCAGGGTGGAATAAATTGACTTGGCAGTTTACCGCGAACCATGTCACCCGCAACTGGCGTTATTATTTAACCCGCCAAGACTGGGATCAACACCAAGCTTTGAGCCGCGCAAGTTTCGACTTAGCCCCTTTTTGTGTGGTCGACGGTGGTATGGTGCAACCCGCTAAATTAGTGACCCATGACTGTTATGTCCCTGAAGGTCGCGGTGGTTACCATGTCATTCTAGCCCTGTGGGAAGTAGGCGATACCAGCAATAGTTTCTACAATGCTATCGACGTTAACTTAGGCTCCGATCCCGCGGAGCCCCAAGAATGGCGAGATGTTGGCGATATTAATCCATCGCTGGATCTTAAGCCTGGTGACAAGGTCATGACCCGGGTGTTTGATGCTCATGGTGAGCAAACGGCTAAACAAACCTTAATCACCATTAGTGACGCGACTCAAGGCAATAAACAAAATTGGCCCTTCCTGCTCGCTAGCGCCATTAATTCTCAGCAAGTACAGCTTAGCGCCGGACAAAAAAATACCGCTGGCGACATAGTGCCTGTTTACGGCAAAAATGATATTTTTACCTTGATAGACTCAGACATAGAAACCGTTGAAATAGGCTTTCAACTGGCCCCTGCACCGGATAATCAACTAGAAGTAAGCTCCCTTACCCAAGATGTTCAAATTATCGATGCTAAGGCTCAAGTCCGTTTCGATGTGACCACCAATACAGAGATGCAAGTGTCTGGTTATTTATTCAGCCATGATGGCACCGCTGCGGGCTTTGTTGAACAGGCGGTGAATAATACTAGTGCAAGTTTCCTACTGGATGTCATTAATCCCAAGGTTGGCCATTATCATTTACAGGTGAAAGGTGAGCCTCGACAAGGGGATATTATTCAGCAAAATTTCGATGTATTCCTAAAGGATAAACAACCAGAACCCGAGGCTGACTTTGTGTTTCCGCAAGGATTACAAGACTATGTGGCTGGTACCACAGTATTGCAACCCAAGACGGGGAAAATCTATCAATGCAAACCTTTCCCCTACAGCGGCTATTGCAGGCAATGGACAACCGCGGCAACAGCATTTGAGCCAGGGGTCGGCACCTCTTGGACAATGGCCTGGACTGAGTTGTAA
- the deoA gene encoding thymidine phosphorylase, with protein MFLAQEIIRKKRNGQALTAAEIQFFVNGITTNSVSEGQIAAFGMAVYFNDMNMDERIALTIGMRDSGTVLNWDSLGLNGPVIDKHSTGGVGDVISLMLGPMAAACGGYVPMISGRGLGHTGGTLDKFDAILGYQTEPSSELFRKVVKEAGVAIIGQTGDLVPADKRFYSIRDNTATVESISLITASILSKKLAAGLDALVMDVKVGSGAFMPSYAASEELARSIAAVANGAGTKTTALLTDMNQVLASCAGNAVEVVEAINFLTGEYRNPRLYEVTMGLCAEMLVLGGIAQNEIEARTKLNTVLDNGKAAEVFGKMIAGLGGPTDFIEAYDKYLPQAKIIRPVFSDAQGYAHSMDTRELGLAVVTLGGGRRKPGDKLDYSVGLTQVCALGEQISTDKPIAMIHAQTEDDFLEAELAVKNAIKIQSSMPEKMPEIYRYIRAADL; from the coding sequence ATGTTTTTAGCTCAAGAGATAATTCGTAAAAAACGTAATGGCCAAGCGTTAACGGCTGCAGAAATTCAGTTCTTCGTGAATGGCATTACTACAAATTCAGTTTCAGAAGGGCAAATCGCCGCTTTTGGAATGGCGGTTTACTTTAATGACATGAATATGGACGAGCGCATCGCGTTAACCATAGGCATGCGAGACTCAGGCACAGTACTTAACTGGGACAGCTTAGGCCTTAATGGCCCTGTTATCGATAAACACAGTACTGGCGGGGTCGGTGATGTCATCAGCCTAATGCTTGGCCCTATGGCGGCGGCATGTGGCGGGTACGTTCCTATGATTTCGGGGCGCGGCTTAGGTCACACAGGGGGCACCTTAGATAAATTTGATGCCATTCTTGGTTATCAAACTGAGCCATCGAGCGAACTGTTTAGAAAAGTGGTTAAAGAAGCAGGCGTCGCCATTATTGGTCAAACTGGAGACTTAGTTCCAGCGGATAAGCGCTTTTATTCGATTCGAGATAATACCGCGACGGTTGAGTCAATCTCATTGATCACCGCCTCTATTTTGTCGAAGAAATTAGCGGCGGGTTTAGATGCGCTGGTAATGGATGTCAAAGTGGGTAGCGGCGCTTTTATGCCAAGCTACGCCGCATCGGAAGAGCTAGCTCGCAGTATTGCGGCAGTGGCTAATGGTGCGGGTACTAAGACTACAGCTTTGCTAACAGACATGAACCAGGTGCTTGCATCTTGCGCGGGTAATGCCGTTGAAGTCGTCGAAGCGATTAACTTCTTAACCGGCGAGTATCGCAATCCCAGACTCTATGAAGTCACCATGGGCTTATGTGCTGAAATGCTAGTTTTGGGGGGTATCGCGCAAAATGAGATTGAGGCCCGTACTAAACTTAATACAGTACTCGATAATGGCAAAGCGGCCGAAGTCTTTGGGAAAATGATTGCAGGCCTTGGCGGACCGACTGACTTTATTGAGGCCTATGATAAGTATTTGCCTCAAGCTAAGATCATTCGCCCTGTGTTCAGCGATGCACAAGGCTATGCCCACAGCATGGATACCCGCGAGCTTGGATTAGCGGTTGTGACCTTAGGGGGCGGGCGTCGTAAGCCAGGCGACAAATTAGATTACAGCGTAGGTTTGACCCAAGTGTGCGCCCTTGGAGAGCAAATTTCTACGGATAAGCCGATTGCCATGATCCATGCACAGACGGAAGATGATTTCCTCGAAGCGGAACTAGCAGTTAAAAATGCGATAAAAATTCAATCTTCTATGCCTGAAAAAATGCCAGAGATTTATCGCTACATCCGTGCAGCAGACTTATAA
- a CDS encoding NupC/NupG family nucleoside CNT transporter: protein MEIVMSLVGVVTLLAIGFLLSTNKKAINVRTVGGALAIQAAFGGFVLYVPVGKDILKGASDAVSSVIGYAQNGISFLFGDLANFKVGFIFAINVLPIIIFFSSLIAVLYYLGIMQWIIRIIGGGLQKALGTSRTESMSATANIFVGQTEAPLVVRPFIPTMTQSELFAIMVGGLASIAGSVLAGYAQMGVPIEYLVAASFMAAPGGLLMAKLMHPETETAKNDMDELPEDPDKPANVLDAAAAGASSGMNLALNVGAMLIAFVGLIAMINGIIGGVTGWFGLEGITLELILGYIFMPLAFLIGVPWSEALVAGSFIGQKIVVNEFVAYLNFAPYLLDASAEGFKVVAETGVMMTDRTKAIISFALCGFANLSSIAILLGGLGAMAPNRRHDLANLGIRAVIAGSLANLMSATLAGLFLAI, encoded by the coding sequence ATGGAAATAGTAATGAGTTTAGTAGGGGTGGTAACCCTGCTTGCGATAGGTTTCCTCCTATCAACTAACAAAAAAGCGATCAATGTTCGCACTGTGGGTGGCGCATTAGCTATTCAAGCGGCATTCGGTGGTTTTGTTTTATACGTGCCAGTGGGCAAAGATATTCTGAAGGGTGCTTCAGATGCTGTATCTAGCGTTATTGGTTATGCACAGAATGGTATTAGTTTCTTATTCGGCGATTTAGCTAACTTTAAAGTTGGTTTCATCTTCGCAATTAACGTATTGCCAATTATCATTTTCTTCTCTTCTTTAATTGCCGTGCTTTACTACCTAGGCATCATGCAGTGGATCATCCGTATTATCGGTGGTGGCCTGCAAAAAGCACTAGGTACAAGCCGTACTGAGTCAATGTCAGCAACTGCTAACATCTTCGTTGGTCAAACTGAAGCGCCATTAGTTGTGCGTCCGTTTATCCCAACTATGACTCAATCTGAATTATTCGCCATCATGGTGGGTGGTTTAGCGTCTATTGCAGGTTCTGTTCTTGCAGGTTACGCGCAGATGGGTGTACCTATCGAATACTTAGTTGCCGCATCATTCATGGCAGCACCAGGTGGTCTATTAATGGCTAAACTGATGCACCCTGAAACTGAAACTGCTAAGAACGATATGGATGAATTACCAGAAGATCCAGACAAGCCAGCTAACGTATTAGACGCAGCTGCTGCTGGTGCTTCTTCAGGTATGAACCTAGCGCTTAACGTTGGCGCTATGCTAATCGCATTCGTAGGCTTAATCGCTATGATCAACGGCATCATAGGTGGTGTTACTGGTTGGTTCGGTCTAGAAGGTATCACCCTAGAGCTTATCCTAGGTTACATCTTCATGCCTTTAGCATTCCTAATCGGTGTGCCTTGGAGCGAAGCCTTAGTCGCTGGTTCTTTCATTGGTCAAAAGATCGTAGTAAACGAATTCGTAGCCTACCTTAACTTTGCTCCTTACTTACTTGATGCGTCTGCAGAAGGTTTCAAAGTAGTTGCTGAGACAGGTGTCATGATGACTGATAGAACTAAAGCTATCATTTCGTTTGCACTGTGTGGATTCGCTAACCTTTCTTCTATTGCGATTCTACTTGGTGGTTTAGGTGCTATGGCGCCAAACCGTCGCCATGATTTAGCTAACTTAGGTATCCGTGCGGTTATCGCTGGTTCTTTAGCTAACTTAATGAGCGCAACACTTGCTGGTTTATTCTTAGCCATCTAA
- the deoC gene encoding deoxyribose-phosphate aldolase has product MSDLKKAAQLGIQLMDLTTLNDDDTDQKVIDLCHKAVTAAGHTAAICIYPRFIPIARKTLNELDAEDIKIATVTNFPHGNDDIAIAVLETRAAVAYGADEVDVVFPYRALMDGDETTGFELVKACKEACGDEAILKVIIESGELKNPALIRKASELAIDAGADFIKTSTGKVPVNATLEAAEIMLTVIKEKNTKVGFKPAGGVRDAAQTAEFLALAERILGADWATPSTFRFGASSLLNSLLHTLELAEAAKPNQGY; this is encoded by the coding sequence ATGAGTGATTTAAAAAAAGCAGCCCAACTTGGCATTCAGTTAATGGACTTAACGACGTTAAATGATGATGACACAGATCAAAAGGTCATCGATTTATGCCACAAGGCCGTCACCGCTGCGGGACACACTGCCGCTATTTGTATCTACCCTCGTTTTATCCCTATTGCGCGCAAGACCCTAAACGAGCTTGACGCCGAAGACATCAAGATTGCGACTGTGACTAACTTCCCTCATGGCAATGACGATATTGCTATTGCCGTGTTAGAGACTCGTGCTGCCGTTGCCTATGGCGCCGATGAAGTTGATGTGGTGTTTCCTTATCGCGCCTTGATGGATGGTGATGAAACCACAGGTTTTGAGCTAGTCAAAGCTTGTAAAGAAGCCTGTGGCGATGAAGCCATATTAAAAGTGATTATCGAATCTGGCGAGCTTAAAAATCCTGCGCTTATTCGCAAGGCTTCTGAACTTGCCATCGATGCTGGCGCCGATTTTATCAAGACTTCTACCGGTAAAGTGCCAGTAAACGCGACCTTAGAAGCCGCTGAAATCATGCTGACTGTCATCAAAGAGAAAAACACTAAGGTTGGTTTTAAGCCTGCTGGCGGCGTACGTGATGCGGCGCAAACGGCTGAGTTCTTAGCCCTTGCCGAACGTATTTTAGGCGCCGATTGGGCGACACCAAGCACCTTCCGTTTTGGCGCTTCGAGCTTACTTAACAGCCTATTGCATACCTTAGAATTAGCAGAAGCTGCCAAACCAAACCAAGGTTACTAA
- a CDS encoding TatD family hydrolase yields the protein MIDSHAHLDFDDFDHDRTQLFADMKRQGISSAILPGVSSRHWSKQLTIAAQYDCYYALGIHPWFCPDNIETEVAALAQLIELNRKDNKLVAVGECGLDKRHKQRAFSTQVALLERQLQLAISHQLPVILHSVRAHNELLGLLKCYPNPKGGVIHGFYGGPELAKAYIALGYKLGVGGLIMDPKAKKLRETVAQLAPDSFLIETDSPNMTPINAVNSRNSPLNIPSFVAEIAFLQNKSTVSILEQLDENVAQLFEL from the coding sequence ATGATTGACTCCCATGCTCATCTTGATTTTGATGATTTTGACCACGACAGAACGCAGTTGTTTGCCGATATGAAGCGACAAGGCATCAGCTCGGCCATTTTACCTGGGGTCTCATCCCGTCATTGGTCTAAACAGTTAACAATCGCGGCGCAATATGACTGTTATTATGCCCTTGGGATCCATCCCTGGTTTTGTCCTGATAATATCGAAACCGAAGTTGCGGCGTTGGCTCAATTAATCGAGCTTAATCGTAAAGACAATAAATTAGTGGCTGTAGGGGAGTGTGGTTTAGACAAACGCCATAAGCAAAGGGCTTTCTCTACTCAAGTCGCCTTACTTGAGCGGCAGTTACAGCTGGCGATAAGCCATCAATTACCGGTTATTTTGCATTCGGTTCGGGCTCATAATGAGTTACTGGGCTTACTTAAGTGCTATCCCAATCCTAAGGGCGGGGTTATTCATGGTTTCTATGGCGGCCCTGAGTTGGCTAAGGCTTATATCGCCCTAGGTTATAAATTAGGTGTAGGCGGGCTCATCATGGACCCCAAGGCGAAGAAATTACGAGAAACAGTCGCTCAATTAGCGCCTGATTCTTTCCTCATAGAGACAGATTCACCGAATATGACCCCCATCAATGCAGTGAATTCGCGAAATTCTCCCTTAAATATCCCCAGTTTTGTGGCCGAAATCGCGTTTTTACAGAATAAATCAACTGTCTCTATATTAGAACAGCTTGATGAAAATGTGGCGCAACTATTTGAGCTTTAG
- a CDS encoding outer membrane protein OmpK: MKNVKMLALATTTVAAMSGTAFAADRGTDIHAGDYKWMQFNAMYSVDEHPIADGVDAKHDYLEMEFGGRSGVVDLYGYVDVFNLAKADSGDKTGNASKMFMKFAPRFSIDAITGKDLSFGPVKEVYFSTLYNWGGGAANKDGSGDVNMSFWGVGADVEVPWLGKTGMNLYGTYDINTKEWNGYQFSANWFKPFKFFDNGSFLSFQGYIDWQFAMDEKASGTNIDGKYNLTDNGGAFFLGLYWHSDRFALGYGAKYYNNVYGLNDRAFAGAPWAEPDWTGLNTTGWGHYLTATYKF, translated from the coding sequence ATGAAAAATGTTAAAATGTTAGCGCTAGCTACTACAACGGTAGCTGCAATGTCTGGCACTGCTTTTGCTGCTGACCGTGGTACTGATATCCACGCTGGCGATTACAAGTGGATGCAGTTCAATGCTATGTATTCAGTTGATGAGCATCCAATTGCTGATGGCGTAGATGCAAAGCACGACTACCTAGAAATGGAATTTGGCGGCCGTTCAGGTGTTGTTGACTTATACGGTTATGTTGATGTGTTCAACTTAGCTAAAGCTGATTCTGGTGATAAAACTGGTAACGCAAGCAAGATGTTCATGAAGTTTGCACCACGTTTCTCTATCGATGCTATCACAGGTAAAGATTTGTCTTTCGGCCCTGTTAAAGAAGTTTACTTCTCTACGCTATACAACTGGGGCGGCGGTGCAGCAAACAAAGACGGTTCAGGTGACGTAAATATGTCATTTTGGGGTGTGGGTGCTGACGTTGAAGTGCCTTGGTTAGGTAAGACTGGTATGAACTTATACGGTACTTACGACATCAATACTAAAGAGTGGAACGGTTACCAGTTCTCTGCTAACTGGTTCAAGCCTTTCAAATTCTTCGACAACGGTAGCTTCTTATCGTTCCAAGGTTATATCGATTGGCAGTTCGCTATGGATGAGAAAGCTTCAGGCACCAACATCGATGGTAAGTATAACCTTACTGATAACGGTGGCGCATTTTTCTTAGGCCTATACTGGCACTCAGATCGTTTCGCGCTAGGTTATGGTGCTAAGTACTACAACAATGTTTATGGTCTAAATGACCGTGCGTTTGCTGGTGCACCTTGGGCTGAGCCAGATTGGACTGGTTTAAACACCACCGGTTGGGGTCACTACTTAACAGCAACTTACAAGTTCTAA
- the deoD gene encoding purine-nucleoside phosphorylase: MATPHINAVPGAFAETMLFPGDPLRAKYIAETFLENVEQVTDVRNMLGFTGTYKGKRISVMGSGMGIPSASIYAYELIKEYGVKNLIRVGTCGAISTDVKVRDVIIAMGACTDSKVNRLRFKDHDFAAIADYSLLSAVVDSAKEHGTQIRVGNVFSADLFYTPDPQMFDVMEKMGVLGVEMEAAGLYGVAHELGAKALCVVTVSDHIRTGEKTTSDERQTTFNDMIIMTLDAAITL, encoded by the coding sequence ATGGCTACACCACACATTAACGCAGTACCAGGCGCTTTTGCAGAAACAATGTTGTTTCCTGGCGATCCATTACGCGCAAAATACATTGCTGAGACGTTCTTAGAAAACGTAGAGCAAGTGACTGACGTACGTAACATGTTAGGTTTCACTGGTACCTATAAAGGTAAGCGCATTTCGGTTATGGGTAGCGGCATGGGTATCCCTTCAGCCTCTATCTATGCTTATGAATTGATTAAAGAATATGGCGTTAAAAACCTTATTCGTGTGGGTACTTGTGGCGCTATCAGCACTGACGTTAAAGTCCGTGACGTGATCATCGCCATGGGGGCTTGTACTGACTCTAAAGTGAACCGTTTACGTTTCAAAGATCATGATTTTGCTGCCATTGCAGATTACAGCCTATTAAGCGCTGTGGTAGATTCCGCCAAAGAGCACGGCACACAAATCCGTGTGGGTAACGTCTTCTCTGCAGATCTTTTTTACACGCCAGATCCACAGATGTTTGATGTAATGGAAAAAATGGGTGTGTTAGGCGTCGAGATGGAAGCCGCTGGTCTTTATGGCGTAGCTCATGAACTCGGTGCTAAAGCCCTATGTGTTGTGACAGTCTCTGATCACATACGTACTGGCGAAAAAACCACTTCAGATGAGCGTCAAACCACATTTAATGACATGATCATCATGACATTGGATGCGGCTATCACGCTGTAA